The genomic region GAAAATGTTGGAGGTAAACCTTATGCAGCTTGCCAATGGACTGAATGTAAGGTAAAGGAGAGATAAGAATCAAAGATGACTCTTAAGAAATGgccaggagggcttccctggtggcacagtggttaagaatccgcctgccaatgcaggggacacgggttcgagccctggtccgggaagatcccacatgccgcggagcaactaagccctcaagccacaactactgagcctgagctctagagcctgtgagccacaactgctgagcccatgtgccacaactactgaagcccgcatgcctggagcccgtgctccgcaacaagagaagccactgcaatgagaggcctgcgcaccgcaaccaagagtgacccccactcgccgcaactagagaaaagcccacgcgcagcagcgaagacccaacgcagccaaaaataaataaataaaattaattaattttaaaaaataagtaaagaaataaatgaacaggaGCCAAAATGGAAAAGGTTAGTGGAGGAACAGGTTTGGGGAAAGTCAAGAATTCTGTTttgcgtatggacaccaaggggggaaggtggtggggaggggtggtggtgggacacactgggagattgggagtgacatgtatacactaatatgtataaaatagataactaataagaacctgctgtataaaaataaaataatattcaaaaattctGTTTTCGACATATCATATTTGAGGTGCCTGTTTGCCATCCACATCAGGGTATTAAGTAAGTTGTTAGGCAGGGCTTTGGTCAGGACTGGAGGCAGAAATGTCCAAGTCGTCACAGCCGTGGGACAGGATGAGAGTCCCTCAGGGATCTGTTCACTCTGCAGATTTGGAAGGAGTTGAtgtttccttgtattttctctgtgaaGTGTGAATCAAGGTCACCATTTGAGAATTGGGGGCATGTATTGGCGTTTTGAGGACTGAGGACAAAATGTTATTTTGGAAAATGGTAACACAGACTCACTAGAAGGTTTGGAAGGACAGCTGACCAGTATGCAGTGCTGCTTTGGGACTTAAAGTCCTAACTTTAAAGGGAGGCCAGCTGGTATGATTTTGTGGCTCATTTTCAGCTGTCATTCTTAGGGAGTGGGTTGGTAATTGGGCTTAACCTGTGGTAGGGTTCTGCCGACAAATAATGGGGGCCGGGGGGCAAGAGATGCAAGGGGGTTTGCAAATGGGTGCTGATGCTCGTGGAGGACCACAGATTCTAAGAGGAGTGAGGAAGGAAGTGCAGCCATGAGAGGTATTGCAAACAGTGACCAAGTGGTAGGGCCACTGGGTCTGGAGTTACTGAAAAGGCCAAAGGATTGTTAGAGTGGGGTCAACAGGGTGAATGATCAGAATTACAGAAGGTGGTGAGGCTTGAAGCTAAGGTTTTAAAGGATGCAGTTCTTAGCAAGGGCAGGGAGACTGTGGCACAGATGAGGCAGATGCAAGAATGGATGGagtagggactcccctggtggcgaagtggttgggaatccgcctgctaatgcaggggacacgggttcaatccctggtctgggaagatcccacatgccgcggagcaactaagcccgtgcgccacagctactgagcctgcactctagagcccgtgagccacaactactgagcccatgcgccacaactactgaagcctgcgcacctagagcccgtgctcagcaacaagagaagccactgcaatgagaagcccacgcactgcaacgaagagtagcccccgctcgccgcaactagagaaagcccgtgcacagcaacgtagacccaacgcagccaaaaataaatacataaaataaataaatatatttttttaaaaaatggatggaGTTGAGGAGGTCAGCAAACGGAGAGTCAAGAATGTCCAAAGGCTCATCCTTGTGTATGTTGATGTCCACAAGGAGGTGTGGCCGTGATCTGGAACTGAGGGGCGTGGCAAAGAGGACAGTAGGGATGGCAACAGGAAGGGGTGTAGTTTGATGTCATGGTCTTCAAAGAAGCTGGGGTCTCAAAGGGAGGAGGAGTTGAAGCTATCTAGAAGTGTTAAGGGGCCAGGCCCTGAGGCACCTGGGTTGAAAGGAAGAACAGCCTTCTTAGGCAGGTTTCTGTCAGGACAAAAGGGAAAGAACCCTTCAGAAAAGGTCAACCATGTTCCAGAAGGCAGAGTGAAAGGGTTAGGGAGGTCTGGGAAAGAGGTAAGATTGAACAAGTATTTACTGTCTGCCCCATGGCAGGCAGGGTGCTGGGCATGGAGGATGCCCTTGGGAACGAGCAGCAGGTCCCTTCCAAGTGCCCTGTGCCCTCCTTTGGATCTGGGCATCTTCTGAGATCAAGGACTGCGGCTTCATGGGCATCTCCCCACTGCCCCGGGACTAGGGGCACACACGGGGTGCTCAGAAAACGTCTGCTGCACGGACATGACGACACCTCACCCCCGTTTATAGTGACCAAGCACCACTGCAGTCCTTTTCAAGCACCTGATCATCAACGTGACCCTCGAGGAGCGAGCTCAGGCGCGTTTGGGAAGCGGGCACGTGTGAGGGCATTCGGACTGCCTCTCAAGCTGAGTGTTCTGTCTGCACCCCTAGTCATCCGCCTTTCCCTCTCCTGCGCCCTTGTCCTCCTAGACACCATCCGGAAGATGAAGAACGATTTCCGGAAGATGGAGGATGAGATGGACCGGTTGGCCACCAACATGGCAGTGATCACGGACTTCAGCGCGCGCATCAGCGCCACGCTGCAGGACCGCCACGAGCGCATCACCAAGCTGGCAGGTGCGGCCCGCCCCAGAGCTGGTGCTAAAGTGGGCCACCCCCAGGGCGTTGGGGCTAACACCACCTCCCCCTGTCCCCCAGGGGTCCACGCGCTGCTACGAAAGCTGCAGTTCCTCTTCGAGCTGCCCTCGCGCCTCACCAAGTGCGTGGAGCTGGGCGCCTACGGGCAGGCGGTGCGCTACCAAGGCCGCGCGCGGGCCGTGCTGCAGCAGTACCAGCACCTGCCCTCATTCCGCGCCATCCAGGACGACTGCCAGGTCATCACGGCCCGCCTGGCCCAGCAGCTACAGCAGCGCTTCAGGTGTGGGCTCTGGGCCCCCATGCCACACTCGCTGGTCTCCTGGGTCTGCCCCCCCACGCCCCGAATTCTGTCTTCTTGCCCttcacctccctctcccttcccgcAGGGAGGGCGGCTCCGGCGCCCCGGAGCAAGCCGAGTGCGTGGAGCTGCTGCTGGCCCTGGGCGAGCCTGCGGAGGAGCTGTGCGAGGAGTTCCTGGCTCACGGCCGAGGGcggctggaggaggagctgaggaGCCTGGAGGCGGAGCTGGGGCCCTCCCCTCCGGCTCCCGACGTGCTAGAATTCACTGACCGCGGCGGCAGCGGCTTCGTCGGGGGCCTCTGCCAGGTGGCGGCGGCCTACCAGGAGCTGTTTGCGGCCCAGGGCCCGGCGGGTGCCGAGAAGCTGGCAGCCTTTGCGCGGGAGCTGGGCAGCCGCTACTTCGCGCTGGTGGAGCGGCGGCTGGCTCAGGAGCAGGGTGGCAGTGACAACTCGCTGCTCGTGCGGGCGCTGGACCGCTTCCACCGGCGCCTGCGGGCGCCCGGGGCCCTGCTGGCCGCTGCCGGGCTGGCAGAGGCCGCCACGGGGATCGTGGAGCGAGTGGCCCGCGAGCGCCTGGGCCAGCACCTGCAGGGCCTGCAGTCGGCCTTCCTGGGCTGCCTGACGGACGTGCGGCAGGCGCTGGCCGCCCCTCGAGTTGCTGGGAAGGAAGGCCCCGGCCTGGCCGAGCTGCTGGCCAACGTGGCCAGCTCCACCCTGAGCCACATTAAGGCCTCGCTGGCCTCTGTGCACCTCTTCACTGCCAAGGAGGTGTCTTTCTCCAACAAGCCCTACTTCCGGGTACGATCTTTCCCTGGGcatccgttttcttttttttcttccttttcagggCATTCTTTTGTTTATCTTGCATGCAGGTTGGCAGCTACCAGGGCACACAGTCCTTGCCCCAGGCAGTCTGGATGTGGTTTCAGGCTGCCTTGAGGAAGGCTGGCACAgcctggaggggtggggcaggCTCTGAGGGCATCTGCAAGCAGGGTCCCCAGTGCTGGCTTTGCCCCCCTGCACTCCCTTCCCACAGCAGGGGAGCTGCTCTGGGGTTCTGGAATGCGGGGTGAAGCTGTCCCTTGGAGAGAGGCCAGGGCACTTCGAGTCCCAGTAGAAGGTCACTAGCAGCCTCTGCCTGGGAGGTTGGACCTGCTGTGTATCTGGGGCGCTCCTCCTCACAGGGCGAGTTCTGCAGCCAGGGTGTCCGTGAGAGCCTCATCGTGGGCTTCATCCGCTCCATGTGCCAGACAGCTCAGAGCTTCTGTGACAGCCCCGGGGAGAAGGGGGGTGCCACGCCACCCGCCCTGCTCCTCCTGCTCTCCCGCCTCTGCCTGGACTACGAGACCGCCACCATCTCCTACATCCTCACCCTCACCGATGAACAGTTTCTGGTGCAGGTGAACTGCTAGCTCAtagcagggtggggggggggtgggtgatgCTAGGAACACAGGAGGCTGGGCAGTGCCCTCATGGTCAGGGCTGCCTGTGCCCAACTCAGCCTGCCCCTTGCCCAGCCTGTGCCCAGCTCCTGGTGGGCAGTGGCTGCAGAGCTGCCCCCAGTACCCACTGCCTGTCTGTCCTCTGCATCCCTGGCTCAGGACCAGTCTCCAGTGACACCCGTGAGCACACTGTGTGCGGAGGCCAGGGAGACGGCACGGCGGCTGCTAACCCACTATGTGAAGGTGCAGGGCCTGGTCATATCGCAGATGCTGCGCAAGAGTGTGGAGACACGGGACTGGCTCAGTACCCTGGAGCCTCGGAACGTGCGTGCTGTCATGAAACGGGTGGTGGAGGACACGACAGCTATCGACGTGCAGGTGCTGCTCTGCGCTGGCCAGGGGAACTCTGATGTGGGCTGGGGGTGCTGGGGGAACAGCCCTCTGAGGATCATGACAGGAGGGGCCAGGCAGTGCCTGCATCTACGGCCTTCCTCCTCAGCCATGGTGGCATCATCACCCCCATTTCACCtaggaggaggaagctgaggcccagagtcaCCCAGGAAATCAGGTCAGGGTTGGCCCTGAAGATTTGGCCTCAGTACCAACTCTTATGTTCCACTTTTGCCCCACTCCACTGGTTCTGTAAATAGTGACTGGGTACCAACTAGGTACAGGCCCTAACTACCCTGTGGTTTTTATAACGGTTGTGATTCTTATAACAAATGAGTGTGTAACTTAGGGCATCCTTGGCCCTTGCCCAAGGCACCTGGTGGGCTGGGTGTTCCCCATGCCCTGGCCTCCTTGCAGTTCCTCCTTCCACCACCAGGTGGGGCTCCTGTATGAGGAGGGTGTTCGCAAGGCCCAGAGCAGCGACTCTAGCAAGAGGACCTTCTCCGTTTACAGCAGTTCTCGGCAGCAGGGCCGTTATGCACCCAGCTACACACCCAGGTTTGGCTGGTCAGGGTAGGCGCAGGGAGGATGGAAAAAGGAGGACCGGGGTGCAGGGGTGGGCTCTGATTGCTTGTCTCCTCCCATTCAGTGCCCCAATGGACACCAACCTCTTGAGCAACATCCAGAAGCTGTTCTCTGAGCGTATTGACGTGTTCAGTCCTGTGGAGTTCAATAAGGTCCGAAGTCCACAGTGACCCTGCCTTCC from Eubalaena glacialis isolate mEubGla1 chromosome 10, mEubGla1.1.hap2.+ XY, whole genome shotgun sequence harbors:
- the VPS51 gene encoding vacuolar protein sorting-associated protein 51 homolog gives rise to the protein MAAAAAGRGPGSGPGDSPEGPEAEAPERRRKAHGMLKLYYGLSEVEAAGRPAGPDRLDPTDLNGAHFDPEVYLDKLRRECPLAQLMDSETDMVRQIRALDSDMQTLVYENYNKFISATDTIRKMKNDFRKMEDEMDRLATNMAVITDFSARISATLQDRHERITKLAGVHALLRKLQFLFELPSRLTKCVELGAYGQAVRYQGRARAVLQQYQHLPSFRAIQDDCQVITARLAQQLQQRFREGGSGAPEQAECVELLLALGEPAEELCEEFLAHGRGRLEEELRSLEAELGPSPPAPDVLEFTDRGGSGFVGGLCQVAAAYQELFAAQGPAGAEKLAAFARELGSRYFALVERRLAQEQGGSDNSLLVRALDRFHRRLRAPGALLAAAGLAEAATGIVERVARERLGQHLQGLQSAFLGCLTDVRQALAAPRVAGKEGPGLAELLANVASSTLSHIKASLASVHLFTAKEVSFSNKPYFRGEFCSQGVRESLIVGFIRSMCQTAQSFCDSPGEKGGATPPALLLLLSRLCLDYETATISYILTLTDEQFLVQDQSPVTPVSTLCAEARETARRLLTHYVKVQGLVISQMLRKSVETRDWLSTLEPRNVRAVMKRVVEDTTAIDVQVGLLYEEGVRKAQSSDSSKRTFSVYSSSRQQGRYAPSYTPSAPMDTNLLSNIQKLFSERIDVFSPVEFNKVSVLTGIIKISLKTLLECVRLRTFGRFGLQQVQVDCHFLQLYLWRFVADEELVHLLLDEVVASAALRCPDPVPMEPSVVEVICERG